One region of Culex pipiens pallens isolate TS chromosome 2, TS_CPP_V2, whole genome shotgun sequence genomic DNA includes:
- the LOC128092799 gene encoding chromosome transmission fidelity protein 8 homolog isoform X2, translating into MPVYIRNPNAEGDIEEWCIVELQGDLEVRGDRMMDGQFIGDLLYNKYGQPILIIGHHILQGRCQKIDKPLLVMEKCSTRGKQQQRRTQDDEEDNETMLDVSQVSHLDSSIASSNRTVLDSTVAVEHKTVPKTEYLVRAVVRQKVLFKARPKPIIANVAKSV; encoded by the exons ATGCCGGTTTACATAAGAAA TCCCAACGCCGAAGGCGACATCGAAGAATGGTGCATCGTGGAGCTGCAGGGTGACCTGGAGGTTCGGGGCGACCGTATGATGGACGGTCAGTTTATTGGCGATCTGCTGTACAACAAGTACGGACAACCG ATCCTCATCATCGGTCACCACATCCTGCAGGGCCGCTGTCAGAAGATCGACAAACCGCTGCTGGTCATGGAAAAGTGCTCCACCCGGggcaaacaacaacaacggagAACCCAGGACGACGAGGAGGACAACGAAACCATGCTGGATGTGAGCCAGGTCAGCCACCTGGACAGTTCGATCGCGTCCTCCAACCGAACCGTGCTCGACTCTACGGTGGCGGTGGAGCACAAAACCGTCCCCAAGACGGAGTACCTGGTGCGGGCGGTCGTTCGGCAAAAGGTTCTTTTTAAGGCGCGGCCAAAGCCAATCATTGCGAACGTAGCTAAGAGTGTGTGA
- the LOC128092796 gene encoding general transcription and DNA repair factor IIH helicase subunit XPB-like, whose translation MGPPKKSSKKDRPSSSSAAGSSTGGFVENKWKKRRPEDDAYSSLANDDDDSSMDGAGGEFVPGAASKNAEKNDDGIGEDEYGAKDYRSQMQLKPDNASRPLWVAPNGHIFLESFSPVYKHAHDFLIAISEPVCRPEHIHEYKLTAYSLYAAVSVGLQTHDIIEYLKRLSKCTVPDGIQEFIRLCTLSYGKVKLVLKHNKYFVESPHPEVLQKLLKDPVIQSCRLRRTNEEGEGFITQTMEKKGITAFGTTKIGPTTVVPGAEAEKPAEPENAAPVPDDITKFYDKMDNEEEEEEANFNTVSFEVNQEKIEVLQKRCIEIEFPLLAEYDFRNDTINADINIDLKPAAVLRPYQEKSLRKMFGNGRARSGVIVLPCGAGKSLVGVTACCTVRKRALVLCNSGVSVEQWKQQFKMWSTADDSMICRFTSEAKDKPMGCGILVTTYSMITHTQKRSWEAEQTMRWLQEQEWGIMVLDEVHTIPAKMFRRVLTIVQSHCKLGLTATLLREDDKIADLNFLIGPKLYEANWLELQKRGYIARVQCAEVWCPMAPEFYREYLVTKTSKKMLLYVMNPQKFRACQYLIRYHEKRGDKTIVFSDNVFALKHYAIKMNKPYIYGPTSQNERIQILQNFKFNPKVNTIFVSKVADTSFDLPEANVLIQISSHGGSRRQEAQRLGRILRAKKGAIAEEYNAFFYTLVSQDTLEMGYSRKRQRFLVNQGYSYKVITHLAGMESDPDLFYKTREEQGQLLQQVLSASDMDCEDERIPGEGGAPRPGGSKRTGGLSSMSGADDAVYMEFRKKKEHLHPLFKKFRG comes from the exons ATGGGTCCGCCGAAGAAATCTTCGAAGAAGGACCGCCCTTCGAGCAGCTCGGCCGCGGGTTCCAGCACGGGTGGCTTCGTGGAAAATAAGTGGAAGAAGCGCCGTCCGGAAGACGATGCGTACTCGTCGCTGGCGAACGATGATGATGACAGCAGCATGGACGGAGCCGGGGGTGAATTTGTGCCGGGAGCGGCCAGCAAGAACGCGGAGAAAAACGACGACGGAATCGGGGAGGACGAGTACGGGGCGAAGGACTACCGGTCGCAGATGCAGCTGAAGCCGGATAATGCGTCGCGGCCGCTGTGGGTCGCGCCGAATGGGCACATATTTCTGGAGTCGTTTTCGCCGGTGTACAAGCACGCGCACGACTTTTTGATTGCGATATCTGAGCCGGTTTGTCG tCCGGAACACATCCACGAGTACAAGCTGACGGCGTATAGTCTGTACGCGGCCGTTTCGGTGGGGCTGCAAACGCACGATATCATTGAGTACCTGAAGCGACTCAGCAAGTGCACTGTCCCCGACGGTATCCAGGAGTTTATCCGGCTGTGTACGCTATCGTACGGCAAGGTCAAGCTGGTGCTGAAGCACAACAAGTATTTTGTGGAGAGTCCCCATCCGGAGGTGCTGCAGAAGCTGCTGAAGGATCCGGTGATTCAGTCGTGCCGGTTGCGGCGAACCAACGAGGAAGGGGAAGGATTCATCACGCAAACCATGGAAAAGAAGGGAATAACGGCGTTTGGGACGACCAAGATTGGGCCGACGACGGTGGTGCCCGGTGCGGAGGCGGAGAAACCGGCCGAGCCGGAAAATGCGGCTCCGGTTCCGGACGACATTACGAAATTTTACGACAAAATGGACAACGAGGAAGAGGAGGAAGAGGCGAATTTCAACACCGTTTCGTTTGAGGTGAACCAGGAGAAGATTGAGGTGTTGCAGAAGCGTTGCATCGAGATTGAGTTTCCGCTGTTGGCGGAGTACGATTTCCGAAACGATACGATTAACGCGGACATTAACATCGACTTGAAGCCGGCAGCTGTGCTGCGTCCGTATCAGGAGAAGAGTCTGCGGAAGATGTTCGGAAATGGACGTGCCCGTTCGGGAGTTATTGTGTTGCCTTGCGGTGCCGGTAAATCTTTGGTTGGGGTTACGGCCTGTTGTACGGTGCGCAAGCGTGCCCTGGTTCTGTGCAACAGCGGAGTTTCGGTGGAACAGTGGAAGCAGCAGTTCAAGATGTGGTCCACCGCCGATGACAGCATGATCTGTCGATTTACCTCGGAAGCCAAGGACAAACCGATGGGTTGCGGCATCCTGGTGACGACGTACTCCATGATTACGCACACCCAGAAGCGTTCCTGGGAGGCGGAACAAACGATGCGCTGGCTGCAGGAGCAGGAGTGGGGCATTATGGTCCTGGACGAGGTGCACACCATTCCGGCCAAGATGTTCCGTCGAGTGTTGACGATCGTGCAGTCACATTGCAAGCTCGGACTGACCGCCACTCTGCTTCGTGAGGACGACAAGATTGCCGACCTGAACTTCCTGATCGGGCCGAAGCTGTACGAAGCCAACTGGTTGGAGCTGCAGAAGCGAGGCTACATCGCCCGAGTGCAGTGCGCCGAAGTGTGGTGTCCGATGGCTCCGGAGTTTTACCGCGAATATCTCGTCACGAAGACGTCCAAAAAGATGCTGCTGTACGTAATGAACCCGCAAAAGTTCCGCGCCTGTCAGTATCTGATCCGCTACCACGAGAAACGTGGCGACAAAACGATCGTCTTCAGCGATAACGTGTTCGCCCTCAAGCACTACGCCATCAAGATGAATAAACCGTACATTTACGGCCCCACCTCTCAGAACGAGCGAATCCAGATCCTGCAGAACTTCAAGTTCAACCCCAAAGTGAACACCATCTTCGTGAGTAAGGTCGCCGACACCAGTTTCGATTTGCCCGAAGCGAACGTCCTCATCCAGATCTCCTCGCACGGAGGTTCCCGTCGTCAGGAGGCGCAACGTCTCGGCCGTATTCTGCGTGCCAAAAAGGGCGCCATCGCGGAAGAGTACAACGCGTTCTTCTACACGCTCGTCTCGCAGGACACGCTCGAGATGGGCTACTCGCGCAAGCGGCAGCGGTTCCTGGTGAACCAGGGCTACAGCTACAAGGTCATTACGCACCTGGCCGGTATGGAGAGCGATCCGGATTTGTTCTACAAGACGCGCGAGGAGCAgggccagctgctgcagcaggTTCTGTCGGCGTCCGACATGGACTGCGAGGACGAGCGCATACCGGGCGAGGGGGGAGCGCCGAGGCCGGGCGGGTCGAAGCGCACCGGCGGGCTCAGCTCGATGTCCGGCGCGGACGATGCGGTGTACATGGAGTTTAGGAAGAAGAAGGAGCATCTGCATCCGCTGTTTAAGAAGTTTAGGGGATAA
- the LOC128092798 gene encoding snake venom metalloproteinase VMP1-like has translation MKFSVVILMITVSMAVNGDPNPNFRQIHPTVHRNSNASVTSVRFYLNDTFWQLELEPKTYPETVRVNFVLNGTNSENDLNVPNFHYQGVVLGKPLSKVAVSICNGDHIQGEVFDGTDVYALTYYGGQYVTRYPQEAGNSSNGISLYAGKKPVTPPVRIAMGIVVDQTVFKEHDHSAEKGVDFFFSIVNSLNALLAKFNIVLDLTRIENWTDKDYIEMNSSSEVLLPRFNKYINSQMIGRDSVDFVVLYTANLSTEGVSIHGTMGSRHGSGSVVITNFHDVVVTAHTTLHELLHLFGVGHDQGGEDFLMAVNTNIFANAKVSKDSITELNAAMPNILDRLLQKHQQWTPICSEEQCGGPSFDPETEKGLAWWQISLIVFGALGVIVAVATVILMICKRRLSQAQPVDRPGPVVAYREIAKTDAEAVAMDTASESSVETKTGVTDWLSTSLAVSGVTDGRSIGMEKATLARESSRESLTSGHVSPSQVSLTIEDDSS, from the exons ATGAAGTTTTCGGTTGTAATCCTGATGATTACTGTGAGCATGGCAGTAAATGGAGACC CCAACCCAAATTTCCGGCAAATTCACCCAACAGTGCACCGAAACTCCAACGCCAGTGTGACATCGGTTCGCTTCTACCTGAACGACACGTTTTGGCAACTGGAGCTGGAACCCAAGACATACCCAGAGACCGTGAGGGTAAATTTTGTGCTGAATGGCACAAACTCTGAGAATGATCTTAACGTCCCAAATTTTCACTATCAG ggaGTTGTCCTCGGAAAACCCTTGTCCAAAGTTGCAGTCTCGATCTGCAACGGTGACCACATTCAAGGGGAAGTGTTTGATGGGACGGACGTGTACGCCCTGACTTACTACGGTGGACAGTATGTCACGCGGTACCCGCAAGAGGCTGGAAATTCGTCGAACGGG ATAAGCCTCTACGCTGGAAAAAAGCCGGTAACGCCTCCCGTTCGTATCGCGATGGGCATCGTCGTCGACCAAACCGTGTTCAAAGAACATGATCATAGTGCCGAAAAGGGGGTTGATTTCTTCTTCAGCATTGTAAACAGCCTCAATGCTCTGCTGGCGAAGTTCAACATCGTGCTCGATCTTAccagaatcgaaaactggacCGATAAAGATTACATCGAAATGAACTCGTCAAGCGAAGTACTGCTGCCACGATTCAACAAGTACATCAACAGCCAGATGATTGGTCGGGATTCGGTTGACTTCGTCGTCCTCTACACGGCGAATTTGTCGACCGAAGGAGTGTCCATACACGGAACCATGGGCTCACGACACGGTTCCGGTTCGGTCGTTATTACGAATTTCCACGATGTGGTTGTCACCGCACATACCACGCTCCACGAATTGCTGCATCTGTTCGGAGTTGGACACGACCAAGGCGGTGAAGATTTTCTCATGGCGGTAAATACCAACATCTTCGCCAATGCAAAGGTGAGCAAGGACAGCATAACTGAGTTGAACGCTGCCATGCCGAATATATTGGATCGACTGCTGCAGAAGCATCAGCAATGGACGCCGATCTGTTCCGAGGAGCAATGCGGTGGACCAAGTTTTGATCCTGAAACGGAGAAAGGTTTGGCTTGGTGGCAAATCAGCCTCATCGTATTTGGAGCGTTGGGCGTAATAGTTGCTGTCGCAACGGTCATCTTGATGATCTGTAAGCGTCGACTATCGCAAGCACAACCTGTGGACCGTCCCGGACCGGTTGTGGCATACCGGGAGATTGCAAAAACGGACGCCGAAGCCGTCGCCATGGACACGGCGAGTGAGTCCAGCGTTGAAACGAAGACCGGTGTGACTGATTGGTTGAGTACCTCCTTGGCTGTCAGTGGAGTCACGGACGGTCGGTCCATCGGAATGGAGAAAGCCACACTCGCTCGCGAATCATCTCGCGAAAGTCTGACCAGTGGCCACGTGTCGCCGTCGCAGGTCAGCTTGACCATCGAAGATGACTCGTCGTAA
- the LOC128092799 gene encoding chromosome transmission fidelity protein 8 homolog isoform X1, with product MIICSVIIRYHKWRRGLAKDCPNAEGDIEEWCIVELQGDLEVRGDRMMDGQFIGDLLYNKYGQPILIIGHHILQGRCQKIDKPLLVMEKCSTRGKQQQRRTQDDEEDNETMLDVSQVSHLDSSIASSNRTVLDSTVAVEHKTVPKTEYLVRAVVRQKVLFKARPKPIIANVAKSV from the exons ATGATAATCTGTTCCGTGATAATACGGTACCACAAATGGCGACGAGGATTGGCGAAAGATTG TCCCAACGCCGAAGGCGACATCGAAGAATGGTGCATCGTGGAGCTGCAGGGTGACCTGGAGGTTCGGGGCGACCGTATGATGGACGGTCAGTTTATTGGCGATCTGCTGTACAACAAGTACGGACAACCG ATCCTCATCATCGGTCACCACATCCTGCAGGGCCGCTGTCAGAAGATCGACAAACCGCTGCTGGTCATGGAAAAGTGCTCCACCCGGggcaaacaacaacaacggagAACCCAGGACGACGAGGAGGACAACGAAACCATGCTGGATGTGAGCCAGGTCAGCCACCTGGACAGTTCGATCGCGTCCTCCAACCGAACCGTGCTCGACTCTACGGTGGCGGTGGAGCACAAAACCGTCCCCAAGACGGAGTACCTGGTGCGGGCGGTCGTTCGGCAAAAGGTTCTTTTTAAGGCGCGGCCAAAGCCAATCATTGCGAACGTAGCTAAGAGTGTGTGA